In Leguminivora glycinivorella isolate SPB_JAAS2020 chromosome 20, LegGlyc_1.1, whole genome shotgun sequence, the following proteins share a genomic window:
- the LOC125236924 gene encoding uncharacterized protein LOC125236924, translated as MDHPCNTAPTMRQEFIAVYVITLAVLFVNSILCRRFVKYKWSDSECSVYTRTPSPEPKKIATKNIKKRKSSSAARSEVETENRRVLHSSSPTPCAQKKKTTKKARTSTSENKNVGSSSSKKSPETDIFKIIREEEKITSEGSSKTVKTTSSFTSRVSTGSSRRTTITDGFQKMADSEDIPIPFSQYAQEFELPQEFDDSDLYKKIKKNIENPKAKKRNKVNIHNKVVKRTQGHPPSFVINNHEIKGNKLIKIQIINITEDVRDQNDEQNENVLLSAQYVAGDNFDEIIDSTEALINKISKKFVDTVLVIKVVF; from the exons ATGGATCACCCGTGTAATACAGCACCTACCATGAGACAGGAATTTATCGCTGTATACGTCATCAC ACTTGCGGTATTATTTGTTAATTCGATACTTTGTCGGCGCTTTGTGAAATACAAGTG gtcTGACTCCGAATGTTCAGTATACACGCGCACGCCCTCACCTGAACCGAAGAAGATTGCTACAAAGAATATCAAGAAAAGGAAATCATCCTCAGCCGCAag GTCCGAAGTTGAAACAGAAAATCGACGGGTACTACATTCATCCTCACCAACACCTTGCGcgcaaaagaaaaaaacaaccaAAAAAGCACGAACGTCAACCAGTGAAAATAAGAATGTTGGCTCTAG ttcTTCCAAAAAATCGCCTGAAACCGATATCTTCAAAATCATAAGAGAAGAAGAGAAGATCACCAGCGAGGGCAGTTCGAAAACCGTCAAGACAACATCATCGTTTACCAGCCGCGTATCGACAGGTTCTAGTCGACGCACTACGATAACAGACG GTTTTCAAAAAATGGCAGACAGCGAAGACATCCCAATTCCATTTTCGCAATATGCACAAGAGTTTGAGCTACCACAAGAATTTGACGATAGcgacttatataaaaaaattaaaaagaacaTCGAAAACCCTAAAGCCAAGAAACGTAATAAAGTTAACATTCATAATAAAGTAGTGAAAAGGACTCAAGGACACCCACCATCTTTTGTGATAAATAATCATGAGATCAAAGGCAATAAACTGATCAAAATTCAAATAATCAACATAACAGAGGATGTAAGGGATCAAAACGATGAACAGAACGAAAATGTATTACTGAGCGCGCAGTATGTTGCAGGCgataattttgatgaaattattgACAGCACAGaggctttaataaataaaatttcaaaaaaatttgtGGATACAGTACTAGTtattaaagttgtattttaa